The Salvia splendens isolate huo1 unplaced genomic scaffold, SspV2 ctg1038, whole genome shotgun sequence DNA window TGATTTCATCACCGGCCACCGCCCCCACCGCCGTCGCTGGAAGCACGTGGCAATCCGCCACCAATCCCTCGCCATCGAAAACTCCATTAGCTAAAATCATACCGACGCCGCCGGCTTTCTTCACAACTTCGCCTTTCACCGCCCTCGAATTAATCCCTCTGTCGCACAAAACGATTTTCCCTTTCACCACATTAGGATCTAACGAGCCATCCAAACAGAGGGAGGAAGAGTATCCATCGCTCCCTTCGCTCCCGGCGTAGATTAGCGGGTAGAGCTTATCGTGCGCCAGCGCCGGACCGCCATAGATGCTGACGCCGGATACCTCCCTTCCGTTCCCAAGCTTGACGACTGCCGGAAAATCGCGGTCGATTGTCCCCGCACCGACGGTAGTGACCCACGGCGCGACATTTGTGACTGTCAATCCGCCGGGGCCGCCGTTTCCGGCGGAGGCGGAGACGAAAATGCCGGCGTCCGAAGCACTGAAAGCTCCGATTGCTATGGCGTCGAGATAGTACGGCACCACCACTCCACCAACGCTCAAGGAAATTACGTCGACGCCGTCGGCTACAGCGGCGTCAAACGCCGCTAGGATGTCGGAATCATAGCATCCGGCGTTCCAGCACACTTTGTAAGCGGCGAGGCGCGCCTTCGGCGCCATCCCCGCAGCTACGCCGCGGGCATAGCCGAGAGTCGACGCCGGAAAAACGTACCTCCCGGCGGCAATTGAAGCTGTGTGGGTGCCGTGTCCGTCTGAATCTCTCGGAGATCGAAACTCCGTCGTTTCATTCATTTTTCCATTACTCGCTTCGTAACCGCTGCAGAAGTACCTAGCTCCGATCAATTTCCGATTACACAAATTCGCAGGAAATTTCTCCCCAGCAACGCATTTTCCCCTCCACTTCGCCGGTGGAGGACCTAAATCCCGATCATTGAAGCTCTCCCTCTCCGGCCAGATCCCCGTATCGATGACTCCAATGACGAGATCCGACCCGAAATCCGACTCCTTCAACAATCCAGCATTATTACCCGTCTTCAACCCTAGAAACTCCGGCGATCGAGTGGTGTGCAAGTGCCTCACTTGCTCCGGCAGCACCGCAATCACTCCAGGCGAGCTCCTCACCTTCTCCACTTCAATTGCCGACAGCTCCGCCGCGAATCCGTGGAAGACGTTGTCGTACGAGTGGAGCATCCGTCCAGAAGCCGCATCGGCAGAATCAGAGGCGGTGGAGATAGATCTCAACGTCGATTCGTACCAGTTATTGTGCGTGGGGTAAACCGAGGGCTTCGCGTCTCGCTGGACGCGAACGATGAAGGTTTTCCGATACTCCGGCGGATTGAGCGCGGAGGAGGAGATGGAAAGGAGCGAGATTAAGAGAGAGAATGTAGAGAGAGGAGGAATCGCCATTGGAGGTCCAGATTCATGCAGTTTCAGTTGTGTGGGGATTTATGGGGTTGGGAATTTTGGAGAAGGTGACCACACTGTGAGCTGGATGACTGCACACTCTAATGATGGATGTTTTGAATCAACGGCTGAGATTCAAATTGGGATTTAATCGTCATTATTTATTCTAATTGATTAAAATTAACTTCTCCCGAAAATTTATGATAATTAATCGAACAATTTAATCTATGACATTGAATAATTACAACACTTTATTAAAACATATCTTATTAGTAatgatttattaatttgttaaatGTGGAGGGGATAGGATACTCGAATAATTTAAAACTTGATTTCTACACGATGAGCGTAAATTATTGGGTATGTTTCTCTTACTCTTTGACCTTTGTCTATAGATATGTGCGGTTTACCTTTAGATTGCTCGGATATTTTCCCCTATTTTTTGATCATTTGTAAGTGTGGGCTTAGACTTGATGTAAAAAAAGttcaatttaatttgatttattattatttattagatACTAGTCACATGCTAATGTGGAAACATTCATATTTGTATAGCTCATAATGTGaattatcaattatttaattgaatgcTTTGTATAGCTTATAATgtgaattatttattatttaattgaatgcATCTATTGATCTTTATCCAAGAATAGATTTATGGGGAACAAACAATTCATTTTGGCGGTTAGTTCACTATCAATTTTTGGGATAAATTAAGTTATGCATAAATCTACTCCTAAATCCCATATGCATGAATTTGGTAACTTGATGGTGATATGTATCAATTTGTATTGCGTAAGGTACAATCttgtaatagtaatatttaatttctagcattttagtttattctgcatcactactactactactacttatcGTGTGATTTATTGTGAAAGGGACGAGCCATGTTATCACATGAGAATTACACTTTTAGGCAAAAGCTAATGTGTTACTATCTTGTAGtagtaatataatataattaatttaaaatgtcatgaaataaaataaaataatatgcaTAAGTGATGCTAAATTTTTGTAATTGATTGTCACGTGTGCTGCAATAGTTGTTGAGTGAAACAGGACATATTCGTTTGTCGTTTAATTCCAGCAATTAAAGCATAGTCCTTTAAACTATGGACTTCCTCCCTCCCACTAACCAAAAGaataacaaaaattataataatatatagatTTCGTATTTATTTAGCTTATTTTACATTAGCTTCAAAattaagttttatttattttattattgttcAACAATGTCGTGAAATATCAAATTTGACACATCAAGCATTAGATGATATtctattaattcaattaaaaatatctCAGATTATATGTGGTTTGTGTAGAGTCAAAAAGAAGATACAACCAAAAAAACATCATAAAATGAAAATGGGACCCAAGTTAAAAAAGTGAAAGTTTCAAATCAAACAGTTGCAATTTGTTTGTAAGTTGTTATTCTTGTTTTATACAATatgattaaaataaacaaaattgcaTAAGCTAAAATTAGGGAAATGAACATGAAAAGCCTCTCTAATGTTTATTTATTTGGTTCGTAATTAAAAAGGCTCTATTTTTATGCCTACATTTGTCGagctttaaaaaaatcatttattgGCTTTGTAAAGGGCAAAGTTATTGATGAAAAGGTAAAAGTTTAATTTGAAGGGGAACATAAAAATGAAAGGTAGTAGCTGTCTAATTATGAAAGGAAACCtattttccttttcattttttatgctTGAATTATCAAGTTCTCAATAATTCCAATTTTGAATGCTTAATCCCAATTATAATGAGTAATTTTGAGGGTAGAAAAA harbors:
- the LOC121788419 gene encoding subtilisin-like protease SBT1.5, encoding MAIPPLSTFSLLISLLSISSSALNPPEYRKTFIVRVQRDAKPSVYPTHNNWYESTLRSISTASDSADAASGRMLHSYDNVFHGFAAELSAIEVEKVRSSPGVIAVLPEQVRHLHTTRSPEFLGLKTGNNAGLLKESDFGSDLVIGVIDTGIWPERESFNDRDLGPPPAKWRGKCVAGEKFPANLCNRKLIGARYFCSGYEASNGKMNETTEFRSPRDSDGHGTHTASIAAGRYVFPASTLGYARGVAAGMAPKARLAAYKVCWNAGCYDSDILAAFDAAVADGVDVISLSVGGVVVPYYLDAIAIGAFSASDAGIFVSASAGNGGPGGLTVTNVAPWVTTVGAGTIDRDFPAVVKLGNGREVSGVSIYGGPALAHDKLYPLIYAGSEGSDGYSSSLCLDGSLDPNVVKGKIVLCDRGINSRAVKGEVVKKAGGVGMILANGVFDGEGLVADCHVLPATAVGAVAGDEIRKYIQSAEKSKSPAKATIISRGTRLNVAPAPVVAAFSARGPNPETPEILKPDLIAPGLNILAAWPDNVGPSGIASDKRSTEFNILSGTSMACPHVSGLAALLKAAHPEWSPAAIRSALMTTAYSHDSRGETMLDESTGNTSTVMDYGAGHVHPQKAMDPGLVYDISSYDYVDFLCSSNYTAKNIQVVTRKAVAVCRRRRAHIGNLNYPTLAAVFQQYGKHRLSTHFIRTVTNVGDPDSVYTVKIRAPAGVVVTVAPERLAFRRVGQKLNFVVRVRTEAVMLSPGSSVVRSGSILWSDGKRDVRSAVVVTLQQPL